Part of the Quercus robur chromosome 5, dhQueRobu3.1, whole genome shotgun sequence genome, TGCGAAAATCATGGAGGAGAGACTTTGCTTTAGTTCAAATCCTGCAGAAATCAACAAAAGTTTCCCCAAGTTTGTTTGAGTTTCTTTTAGTCCATATCAACCAGAAATAGATCGCTAACAGGTTCAAATCAATACGTTCTCTCATCAAGAAAACCATCCCCAACAAGTCCGAGAATTCAAGAAACTTGTACCTGAGAACCTTCGTTAACACTTCATCATTAGACCAAACTGCAAAGAGAAAGGGCATGTAAATCCCAAATGCCAGATTGTGGAATGTTGCTTTACTGTTATCCTTATATTTGTCAAATGTTGTGTTTACTTGGACGGCAAGAACTGGATTGTAGTTTGATGAATTATGCTTAGACCAAAAATGAAGAACGGAAATTTAGGAAATAAATTCTCAAATTCAACCCTTGATTGGCTATCAAACAACACCTATATCAAGTTATAGTTTGATCAAGTTTAGCTTTGTGATTACTAAGAGCCTTGTAATTTGTTTAATTAGCACTTTctgatattttcaataaaaacatttatgATTTAAATCTTCTATCTCCAACTaccaactcattaaaaaaaacaaaaattctttgTGAACTCATGCTTAAGATTACTTGCTATTTCTTTctatattaaaaagaagaaaaaaaagaagaagaagattactTGCTATTTTCAAATGCGCATGCTTgaattcaaattcaagtttAGCTTTGGTCAAGAACTCAAGACGGAGAAAACTTTTAGAACTActtttatatatgaaaagttgACATTAAGCCAATAATAATGAGTTAATATGGTAAACGTGAATACATCATCCCCCTCTCatgaatatatttataaaatcttttgttttgttttgttttttttttttgttttttttttttttttttgagagagtttcaacctatggtgttcgctcctgatgatagctttttatcatcagaccaagacaccaatcagtttttggtgtaggcgggaattgaacctcagatcttttatacaaccatcagagactttaccagttaagctaactggaacccacttaTAAAATCTTTTGTGAATGTATAGCATTgctacaattatatatatatatatataaagtcaatTGCCCATTAAGAACAATTATTTGTCAACAATCTAAAATATCATAGTCAATTGCCTAGTTAATATTTAGTTCAAACTGACTCAAAACAATCAATGAGGCTTAAATGGATTGAGTTTGCCACATTTATAGCAtaagaaagtgagagagctcaattttttttttttaataaattcgagctcaaatgaatttatatataaataaagaaaaagttaatgAATGCTCTAAGGGAAttagtttatgaaatatttataagaactttttattggaaaaaaaattgattttttctatagttttttatatttcctataaaagtggcattaaaagttttctaaaatggCCCACTAACAAATGCCCAAAAATAGGACCCTATAAAATAATCACAAAGCCATATTAAAGCTCCATAATAACTACAACCCAAAGTATTTGTTTGGAAAGGCTTAAATTTATTggcttatttagttttttttttttttctgggtaaGTATTTATGCAGGGGATAGAACCCCTGAGTTGTTAGGCCACTAGGAGACCGGGTACCATCTGGGCCAGAAGGCTCGGTTTGgcttatttagttttaaaaaacaaGCTAAGTCACAATATATCTTTGGTTATAAAAATCCAACAAGATAGAAAATTGGAAAGGGAACCGAATCTTGGTTCTTGGTCTCCTCTTGAATCCCAAAAAAATGTTGtgcaaattcatcaaatccatACAAATCatcaaacacatcctaaatctagaTCTCAAACTCATCAAATCCATATACAAATGCATATAAATCatcatagaagaagaagaagaacaacaacaacaacaagaagaagcaaccaagaataagaagaagaaggaggagaagaagaagaaacggTCAAGAAGCAAAAGCAGAAAAAGAAGCAACAGTAGCAATGGCGAAGAAGCAGTGATGACAGAGATGTGAGAGAGGAGAAAGTACTCTTttgagagagaggtgagagaCATAGAattgagaagagagagagttttcttttgatacttgagagagagagagagagagagagagagagagagaatgaaactaataataaaaaaatgattattttaataaaatggagtgtataattaataatatgatgtgagtgtttttgaaaagtaattgtgtataattgaaaaagtaagttcttatgctaaaatagacaaaaaattttagaCAGATTGATGTGAGTGCTCTAACGCTTTCCAAATTCCCACCCGTTCCTTTGATTTATCCGAGTGCAAATCAATTTTGCATTTTCCTCCTaattctctctcactctctccatCGAACCCTAATTGAAGTTTGGTGTAGCACAacccaattcttcttcctttaaaATCCAACAATGTTGCTTCTCACTTTCACCACCATAGCGTAAACACAAATGCACAATCACTCatacaaaatacaaacaaaaagtTCTTAGATCCACTTCCATATATTTTCAATTCTCACTTCTCTAAACCTCATTTCACccataaattttagattttcccCAAATCTCATTTTAACATAAATATGAGATTTTTCAAAATGGAGAAATCCTACACTCGCCTCGTCCAAGCCTATTGCCTCACAAATGATACTATTTACGATGGTATCTATACCATACTATTCCCAAGTATTTGACTATGGAtccgtttggatagaacttattttgctgaaactgaaaattgaaaattgaaaatactatagcaaaataatttttaaatgtgtgaatagtgccgtgagataaatttttaatgaaaaagttgttgaaaagtgaaatttgtgggtccgtgaacagtatacgggtgcactgttcacagtggaaaagtcaacaaatgcgggctaaaaaaaagcaaaaatgcGGAAGAAGCAAAACGTGGAAGTGATAAGTTGGATCCAAATCGGCATTATTTCTGATGATAGGAACAAGTGATTATGAACTTAGAATGTTATTAATATCATGCTACCTTAGATACCATTGAACCAATTCCTTAGGTTCCCTATCTTTTAAACCTAATAATTTATGTAACACTATTTTTACCTTGTGGGTATGGCCATATGGCTATGCTGTAAGGTTGGCTTGGAACTACAGCATAAGAACTGACATGGGAGGTAGGCTTTACCCGAAGGCCAAAGAAGTCGGCCGCTGTGAACATGGTAAGATTTCATTGGGTGGGACTATGGGGGTTGGACCACAAacaagaaaatgacaaaacagAGATGCCTTTTCGGCTTTCCCACATGAAGAACACCTCTCTCACATGAACAACACCTCTCTGTCCTTGACCCTtcaaatcctctctctctctcttcaacaGTCCCAACAAGGCAAGAAATTcccttataaattataataactcTCTTTTtccaatcaaaatcaaacagcAAATCTCTCTGTGTCCTAACTTTTATGTACTTTTTGCTCtgagtatatatatatccacATATATACTGGTTTTTCATAACCCAAAAATACAAATAGAATAGTGTGTATactgtgaccaatgccaaaacTAGTTCTGAAAGCTGGAAGCAGGCCACCATGGGTGGGTTTGGCAGCTGCTGTATGGGTCCAAATAGCTGCTGGAAATTCCTACAACTTCCCACTCTACTCTTCTGAAATCAAATCAGTTCTGGGTTACAATCAGCAGCAGATTACAATACTTGGAGTGGCCAATGATATTGGAGAGAGTGTGGGTATTCTTCCTGGTATTGCCTGCAACAAGTTCCCACCTTGGTTTCTGCTTTTGGTTGGTACtgtgctttgtttctttggaTATGGTGTTCTATGGCTTTCTGTCAGTCAGACTGTTGAAAACTTGCCTTACTGGCTGGTGAGTTCTCACTTCATCACTCTATACCAATctagttttgttttaattaatgtattccagtactttttttttggggatatcATGTTTGAAATTGGTTGCATAAAGCAACTGGTTCCAGGAATTGAGGTTTTTGCATATCCTTTTGTGGATTTGATTGTTTTGGCGTTATTGCTTGGTGGGCtcagttttctttttatgcattattACATACCCTTTTAAAATGGATTGTCTGGAACAACTGGCTAGTGAGTTGGTTTCTTCAagtgtttgtttttttgcatACCTGCTTGTCTATTTGATCGTTGTGGGATTAttcctttggttttgttttttctatgcATACcttttttgaaattgattgtgaGAAAGAACTGTCTGGTGATTTAGTTAAATCCAAAAATTAGAGTTTTCGCAAACCCACTTGTGCATTTGATTGTTCTGAAATGCTGGatgtgttcaattttttttactgcaCATTTACTCTAGGATTTGGTTTCTCTGCAATAACTGTCTTTGAGTTTATATCTTTCGTTCTAAATTTACTTTGTAAAAGTGTAAATCCTTACATAACCTCTTCTGTACTTAAATGTAGAATAGATTACAATTTACAACTATTTCTTGAACTAGGTTTTGCctcaaaatagagttttaatggtttatgtataaaatttttaagatgaCTGCTTGATCATAGCATTTCATGTTTGGAATTTTACTTATTTTctgcaaatatttttttaagaattccaCAGCTGCCCAATTGTATATCTTGAGCTTGCTGAAATTGATTTTGTAATTTGGTGAATTTGTCTGCAATTTAGTAATACTTCTTGCTGAGCTGTCATTTAGATACTTAAGGGGCTAGTGAAAATACAGGGCATCTTCTTGAATCGACATGTTTCTGCtgaaaaataacatttaaatCAGTGAAATTCTATTTACTCTTGGAAGGGTACGTTGTGACATTTTTCTACTGCTAATataccttaaaattttgaagaaaatcttcttacaaaatgaaaagttaTCAATTTGTAAccgtgttttctttttttgacccCATCTAATTTAATCCTTGTCAGTGAGGTCCACATGCAACATAAGTCTAGAGCCTCTATAATTTCTCAAACTCATGAAGGCTGTAAAATTTGTATATCAACATTTTAGGAGTTTAGTTTCTTTATTTGGATTTCAGTCTAAGCATTGTGACCTGGAGCGGATGAATTTCCTTAAGTTGAACAAAATCCTCATGCGCAGATTTTCCCTTGTTGAAAGTATAGAATCAAACTTGAGcatctattttttattcttggATATTGCTAATCATCTACAGTAGTGTTCCAAATGTCCATGGAAGCCCAGTGATGTATGGAATATTTTATGTAGACATGCAGTAAAAGCAATATCAAATCTTTCAATCTCCATGTATTAGATCATATATTTTTGCAGCAACATGAACTTCGTGCAGGTTGTGCTTGTGGATAGCTTGAATAGAATAAGTATGAATTGTTTGGCCTGAGTGCAGGGTAATGGGTTGTCAAACATGAGGTTTGAAAGCTGTCTGAAGATTTGCATAAATTGTTACTTCTCAAAATTGTTAACTATCTCATGCAGAATAATGTTATTCAATGATATAACAATTAAGTTTTATTACTACTGGGTATTACTTAGGTTTCTAATTCCTTTgtgaaaaggaaataaaagtaTATCATTTAGCTTTGTTCTCTCATATTAATGTTTGGGTTGGTGTAAACCCGAAATAAGattaattaaatttctatatatgggTGCCAAAATCACCAAGCAGCTTGTAGAGTAGCTTTTCAATTGTATAAATCATGGCAATCATTAGTCTATCTAAGTAATATTTGAATAGCAATAAAAAGCCTGTAAACAGCTGGAAGtgacaaaaaattaagaactgTGGAGGTGTTCATGTTAGAGAGCTCGGAAGTAGAAGGATTTTACAAGAAATCCCTATTAAATTTTGCGACAACTTGAATGTGGTGACTTTTAGTTTATAAGCTCATAGTCTCTAGTGTGTGAAAAATGATACTAGTGTCATTTTTACTAATGTATTTTGTTGTACCTTGTGCACAAAGCTTCCACTTTTGTGGGTCTAAGAGAGGTTATCGTACGTCATTTTTACTAATGTAactaatatgaaaatataaagtgTCATTTTCAAACATAGacttaaaatgtgtttttacttCTTAGGATCAGGACATGGGGGTCAAAGCTCTGTGATTTAATTACCTGACATTCTTAAACATTATATATCaaaatagatgataaaataaggaaaaaaggAATTCTAGGCTTCAAAAACAAGGTAACACGGCATACAGACttgttttttcatatattaatgtGTAAATTAAGATGGACCTAGACTACTAGTATTCACATGGACATGGCTATAGTGTTTCTTTGTTTGAATAAGTATTCATTGATTTGGAGAATTTCTATCATGGAATCATGGAGAGATTGATTGGTTTTCCTATGCACGTCCTATATTACTATTCTAAGAGTAGTAAGTTGGTGCAATGCTACACAATGGGGGCTAGCCTTTCCCTTCCCATGGGTTGAAAGTTGAAAGCACCCCCTTATTATGGGAGAAAGCCAGTGAGGTACCGCTTGGCTATAGGGTGTAGTGGTTTCTTAATTAGGGTGGTATATGGTCTctttaattcttgaacattcTCTTTAAATATCACTGTGGGTAATGCCAAGAGCGTTGTAGCTCAATTGCCTGGCACTTGCTAGTTTTTCCAAAAAGGGCATCTAGGGTTGAAAACCCCCTCccccaattatcaaattatcaagaaaGATCAGTGTGGGAAACACCAAAATTAACACATGCACCGAATGACCAGCCAATTCAATTTTGTAAGCAGACAAGTCTTATCTTTTCCTAATCACATTTTGATCAGGTCATAGTCAAATCATATTACTTGTTGTATTCCCTGATCCTGATACTAATTACTTTTTATGGATCGCATTATAGGTTGTGGATTTTGTAGTGTGATTAAAGGACACATGTTCTTTAATATGACATTTGCAGGTTTGTGTTTGTTGCATGTgcgtttctttttttcttttttcttattgcaTTATTGGTTAAATGTCATGAATAAGTTCTGTCAAGAATAAGTTCTCTGGTTCCCTTCCACTGCCAGAGCTTGGATGGAGTGGATGCTGTGATGAAGGAAAATCAGTTGGTTTACccttcacatatatatatatatatatatatatattttaataaatttttttgtgaaatttaatGCAGTTCATTTCCTGCCCAATACTTTAGATTGCATCTTTGCGACTTATTAGATTCCCATGATTTTAGGCATGTCTCTTTCTCTATATATgttggttttagactttagttaAATTTGTTATCTGCAAGCAAGCTACAGAGCTAGCCAGGCCATTTTACAATTATTATGTGACCTTTTGATGGTGGATTATTCCACCAATGATTGGGAGTCAGAGATGTGAGTGAAAATGAGTtattaaattaaagtttttatctccacatatcacatgtgaatACCTGTTTATATAGTCCTGCATCATCCATTCCAGTTCTGAAAAGATATCTGATTCTCCTTTctgttttcttcttatatctcaATGAAGAGATGTAATATTATGGACAAACGAATAAATTCTTGTGGAAGTTAATGCTTTGAGTTAGTAGAGGAGAGTTGTTTCTGTGAACAAACAATCGTTCATTTGAAATATCAACCTTTTTCCCCCTTAAGCTGATTTGCAATTACTGTTAATTTCTTTTGGTTCCCTCATAACACTGcatgctataatttttttgtggCATACCCATTTAGAAACTTGCTAttgttatataaatatatcttGTAGAATACCTACTTAAACTCTGTACTTGACGCAATGGCAGTTATGGATTGCACTATGTATCGCCACCAATAGCAATGCATGGTTTGGTACAGCTGTGCTTGTAACCAACATGAGAAACTTCCCTCTAAGTAGGGGCACTGTGGCTGGTATTCTCAAAGGTTATATTGGACTCAGCGCTGCAGTATATACAGTGATATATGATATGGTACTTAACAGCTCTTCTTCAAAACTGTTGTTGTTCCTTGCGATTGGGCTTCCTGTTTTATGTTTAGCCTTGATGTACTTTATTCGGGCTTGTACTCCAGCATCCGGAGAAGACTCTTCAGAGCATGtccattttcttttcactcaAGGTGCTAGTGTTTTGCTTGCTATCTATCTTCTCTCAACTACAGTGATAGGTGACACAGTTTCTCTAAGTGGCACTATTTCCTACATTTTAGTTGCCATAATGGTCATCCTTTTAATGGCCCCCCTTGCAATTCCTGTGAAAATGACACTTTTCCCTGCAAAGAAACTTTCCTCTGCAGTTAATTCTTCAGACAATTTGGTTGAGGGAGAAGGTGGTTCAACCCAGACAAATCCTTTGTTGACACCTTCTTCATCAGCTGCATATCTTGGAAGTTTCTATGAGAATGAGGAAGCTTCAGATGTGGAAACACTTCTTGCTGTTGGGGAGGGGGCAATCAAGAAGAAAAGCAGACCTCGTAGGGGGGAGGATTTCAAGCTTCGTGAAGCTCTTGTCAAGGCTGATTTCTGGCTTCTTTGGTTTTCATATTTCCTTGCAGTTGGTACAGGAGTAACAGTTCTCAATAATTTGGCTCAGATTGGGATTGCATTAGGTGATGATGATACCACGTTATTGCTGTCTCTCTTCAGCTTTTGCAATTTTGTGGGTCGTCTTGGCTCAGGTGTCATTTCTGAACACTTTGTCAGGTCATTactcacttcttcttcttcttcttcttctctttctaaCTATGGCTCACTTTTTCATCAAGCATACGTAGCTTAATTTTAGCTTCTATAAATATTCTGGAAAAagcttttttttgataattcaatagtttcAATGTGAGAGGTGGAATTTGAACCTTGGATGTCTCAATTGGAAACACCAGGAGgtgctagttgagctacaaggctcttagtATCTTCTGGAAAAAACTTTTTGGCCCCTTACAtgcattcttttcttttctctttgtttctcttcttttgcaATGCGGGGAACTTATTTTCAGAATTGGGTTCTAGCACATGTTTCTCAACAGTTTCACAAAACTTTCTAGTGTGACCTAAATTCTTATAATCCTGACGCCAGAGTAAATTTTGAACCTTGTCTTTTTTCATGGGTGTTATTTTCTTGCTATTTTGTAAGGCCATAATAATGTCTTGATATGAGATTATGTTCACTGCAGGTCGAGAACACTTCCTCGCACATTTTGGATGATATGTGCACATATTTTCATGATCGTATCATACCTTCTATATGCGTTAGGCCTCAGTGGTACTCTCTATGCTGCAACTGCTTTGCTGGGAATCTGCTATGGTGTTCAGTATTCTATAATGGTCCCGACTGCTTCCGAGATTTTTGGGTTAAGACATTTTGGTATAATTTACAACTCCATGGCATTAGGCAATCCAATTGGTGCAGTCCTTTTCTCAGCTCTGCTTGCTGGTTATATATATGACGCTGAAGCTGCTAAGCAAGGATCGTCTACCTGTTTAGGTCCCAATTGCTTCAGGCTGACATTCCTGATTCTAGCTGGCCTTAGTGGGCTGGGCACCATCTTGAGCATAATTCTGACAATTAGAGTACGACCAGTTTACCAAATGCTTTATGCTGGGGGTTCTTTCCGACATCCTCAAAGTTCAAACCACTGATTGTTGGAGTTAATAATACCCGATAGGATCGGGACATGCCGGTTTTGTAGAGGTATGCTCCAATAAAGTTATCTCAGCTGCATAGTGATTATCTGTGGCATGCCTTTACTATGTAGTATCGTTATAGCAATCTGCTAAGCCTCGGTTGCCCCCAAGGTAATTTATTTGTTGGTTGTGTGTCAGGCTGCCAGCTAATGGCAGTTTGTTTGGGGAAGCTTCAATTAAAGTCATTTATATCTATAATAAGATATAGTTTCTTGGGGCTTAGAGTAGGCGTCTTGAATTCAAGTTTTCATTA contains:
- the LOC126725804 gene encoding protein NUCLEAR FUSION DEFECTIVE 4; the encoded protein is MPKLVLKAGSRPPWVGLAAAVWVQIAAGNSYNFPLYSSEIKSVLGYNQQQITILGVANDIGESVGILPGIACNKFPPWFLLLVGTVLCFFGYGVLWLSVSQTVENLPYWLLWIALCIATNSNAWFGTAVLVTNMRNFPLSRGTVAGILKGYIGLSAAVYTVIYDMVLNSSSSKLLLFLAIGLPVLCLALMYFIRACTPASGEDSSEHVHFLFTQGASVLLAIYLLSTTVIGDTVSLSGTISYILVAIMVILLMAPLAIPVKMTLFPAKKLSSAVNSSDNLVEGEGGSTQTNPLLTPSSSAAYLGSFYENEEASDVETLLAVGEGAIKKKSRPRRGEDFKLREALVKADFWLLWFSYFLAVGTGVTVLNNLAQIGIALGDDDTTLLLSLFSFCNFVGRLGSGVISEHFVRSRTLPRTFWMICAHIFMIVSYLLYALGLSGTLYAATALLGICYGVQYSIMVPTASEIFGLRHFGIIYNSMALGNPIGAVLFSALLAGYIYDAEAAKQGSSTCLGPNCFRLTFLILAGLSGLGTILSIILTIRVRPVYQMLYAGGSFRHPQSSNH